From one Pseudomonas sp. B21-048 genomic stretch:
- a CDS encoding potassium transporter Kup, protein MGQASSQAAGAEHSAAKPIGMLVAAVGVVYGDIGTSPLYTLKEVFSGGYGVPVNHDGVLGILALIFWSLIWVVSIKYMMFVLRADNQGEGGIMALTALARRAAAGHAKLRTLLVVCGLIGAALFYGDSMITPAISVLSAIEGLGLAFEGIDHWVVPLSLIVLVALFLIQRHGTARIGILFGPIMVTWFLVLGALGVYGISQHPEVLQAMNPVWGVRFFMVHPGMGIAILGAVVLALTGAEALYADMGHFGRKPIARAWFILVLPALVLNYFGQGALLLGDPEAARNPFYLLAPSWALIPLVGLSTMATVIASQAVISGAFSLTRQAIQLGYIPRMHIQHTSSAEQGQIYIGAVNWALMVGVILLVIGFESSGALASAYGVAVTGTMLMTTILVSAVMLLLWKWPPILAVPVLLGFLLVDGLYFAANVPKIIQGGAFPVIAGIALFVLMTTWKRGKQLLVDRLDEGGLPLPIFISSIRVQPPHRVQGTAVFLTARPDAVPHALLHNLLHNQVLHEQVVLLTVVYEDIPRVPPQRRFDVDSYGEGFFRVILHFGFTDEPDVPEALKLCHLDDLSFSPMRTTYFLSRETVIASKLEGMARWREALFAFMLKNANGNLRFFNLPLNRVIELGTQVEM, encoded by the coding sequence ATGGGGCAGGCAAGTAGTCAAGCGGCGGGCGCCGAGCATTCGGCAGCAAAACCGATCGGCATGCTGGTTGCGGCGGTCGGGGTGGTGTATGGCGATATCGGTACGAGCCCGCTGTACACCCTCAAAGAAGTGTTTTCCGGTGGCTATGGCGTGCCCGTCAACCATGACGGCGTGCTGGGCATTCTGGCGCTGATTTTCTGGTCGCTGATCTGGGTCGTCTCAATCAAATACATGATGTTCGTGCTACGTGCCGACAACCAGGGCGAAGGCGGGATCATGGCCTTGACCGCGCTGGCCCGACGAGCTGCGGCGGGGCATGCAAAGTTGCGCACGTTGCTCGTGGTCTGCGGGCTGATCGGTGCGGCGCTGTTCTATGGCGACAGCATGATCACCCCGGCAATTTCCGTTCTCTCGGCGATTGAAGGCCTGGGGCTGGCATTCGAGGGCATCGACCATTGGGTGGTGCCGCTGTCGTTGATCGTGCTGGTGGCGTTGTTCCTGATTCAGCGCCACGGTACGGCGCGGATCGGCATTCTGTTCGGGCCGATCATGGTCACCTGGTTTCTGGTGCTCGGCGCGCTGGGCGTGTATGGCATCAGTCAGCATCCGGAAGTGTTGCAGGCGATGAATCCGGTGTGGGGCGTACGTTTCTTCATGGTCCATCCGGGCATGGGGATCGCAATTCTTGGCGCTGTGGTGCTGGCATTGACCGGTGCCGAGGCGTTGTACGCCGACATGGGCCACTTCGGTCGCAAGCCGATCGCCCGGGCCTGGTTCATTCTGGTTCTGCCGGCCCTGGTGCTGAACTACTTCGGCCAGGGCGCATTGCTGCTCGGTGATCCGGAAGCCGCCCGTAACCCGTTCTATCTGCTGGCGCCAAGCTGGGCGTTGATCCCGTTGGTGGGATTGTCGACCATGGCCACGGTGATTGCCTCGCAAGCGGTCATTTCCGGTGCGTTCTCCCTGACCCGTCAGGCGATCCAGCTCGGCTACATTCCGCGCATGCACATTCAGCACACATCCAGTGCCGAGCAGGGCCAGATCTATATCGGTGCTGTGAACTGGGCGCTGATGGTTGGCGTGATCCTGCTGGTAATAGGCTTTGAGTCCTCCGGCGCGCTGGCTTCGGCCTACGGCGTGGCAGTGACCGGGACCATGCTGATGACCACGATTTTGGTGTCGGCGGTGATGTTGCTGTTGTGGAAGTGGCCACCGATCCTCGCGGTTCCGGTGTTGCTGGGTTTCCTGTTGGTGGATGGTCTTTACTTCGCCGCCAACGTGCCAAAAATCATTCAGGGCGGTGCGTTCCCGGTAATCGCCGGTATCGCGCTGTTCGTGTTGATGACCACCTGGAAACGCGGCAAGCAATTGCTGGTGGATCGCCTGGACGAAGGCGGACTGCCGTTGCCGATCTTCATCAGCAGTATCCGCGTGCAACCGCCGCATCGAGTCCAGGGTACCGCCGTGTTCCTCACCGCCCGCCCGGATGCCGTGCCTCACGCGCTGTTGCACAACCTGCTGCACAACCAGGTGCTGCACGAGCAAGTGGTGTTGCTGACGGTGGTGTACGAAGACATCCCGCGCGTCCCGCCACAACGGCGTTTCGATGTCGATTCCTACGGCGAAGGGTTCTTTCGGGTGATCCTGCACTTCGGCTTCACCGACGAGCCGGACGTGCCTGAGGCCTTGAAGCTGTGCCATCTGGATGACCTGAGTTTCAGTCCGATGCGCACCACGTACTTCCTCAGTCGCGAGACAGTCATAGCCTCCAAACTCGAAGGCATGGCCCGTTGGCGCGAGGCGTTGTTTGCCTTCATGTTGAAGAATGCCAACGGCAATCTGCGGTTCTTCAATCTGCCGTTGAATCGGGTGATTGAGTTGGGTACGCAAGTCGAGATGTAA